In Stieleria varia, one genomic interval encodes:
- a CDS encoding GGDEF domain-containing protein, whose amino-acid sequence MSSPLSHQTATSVVDPLLHQTHDEAEATMQAQDTSIGGAGNRECCLVQIYPADVVDGMMLLSDHTLVMGRDGRCELILPDHSVSRKHAELIRGEDGYMIRDLASTNGTFVNGQAIDQHLLASGDTIRLGSFLFKYLSAGSVESQYHETVYTALTRDALTGTMNKRYLLESLQRGIASSSRQKTVLSVLMLDIDHFKSVNDTYGHLVGDEVLREFGSRINGVCREDDLLARYGGEEFCMMLSATGRSEAIEMAERCRSAVASEPFQTAVGPLEITASFGIACSDPEVPTSPKELIDAADQKLYEAKRGGRNRVCG is encoded by the coding sequence ATGTCATCCCCGCTCTCCCATCAGACCGCCACATCGGTCGTCGATCCGCTGCTTCATCAGACTCATGATGAAGCCGAGGCGACCATGCAAGCCCAGGACACGTCCATCGGAGGTGCGGGAAACCGTGAGTGCTGCCTCGTGCAAATCTACCCTGCCGATGTGGTCGACGGCATGATGCTGCTGAGTGACCACACACTGGTGATGGGCCGTGATGGTCGCTGTGAACTGATTTTGCCTGACCACAGCGTTTCACGCAAACATGCCGAGTTGATTCGCGGCGAGGATGGTTACATGATTCGCGATTTAGCCAGCACAAACGGGACGTTCGTAAACGGTCAAGCCATCGATCAGCATCTTCTTGCATCAGGCGACACGATTCGTCTGGGGAGTTTTCTGTTCAAATACCTTTCGGCAGGCAGCGTTGAATCACAATATCACGAAACAGTGTACACCGCGTTGACGCGTGACGCCCTGACGGGGACCATGAACAAACGATACTTGTTGGAGTCCCTGCAAAGAGGGATCGCCTCATCAAGCCGTCAAAAAACAGTGCTCTCGGTGCTGATGCTGGACATCGATCACTTCAAAAGCGTCAACGACACCTACGGGCACTTGGTCGGTGACGAAGTGCTCAGGGAGTTCGGCTCACGCATCAACGGTGTTTGCCGGGAAGACGACTTGCTGGCTCGATATGGCGGCGAAGAATTCTGCATGATGCTTTCTGCCACCGGTCGCTCCGAAGCGATCGAGATGGCTGAGCGTTGTCGTTCGGCAGTTGCCAGTGAACCGTTTCAAACAGCCGTCGGGCCGCTGGAAATCACCGCCAGCTTTGGAATCGCCTGTTCTGACCCTGAGGTGCCGACCTCGCCCAAAGAACTGATTGATGCAGCGGATCAAAAACTCTACGAGGCGAAGCGCGGCGGTCGTAATCGAGTCTGTGGTTGA
- a CDS encoding hemerythrin domain-containing protein, which yields MVSNRTATRQVTVNAAFLREIKDDNIQLKALWDKISGMISHQEMAANHWPELMTLFNELRDQLAIHFSLEEAYGYFDDAINIAPRLSLTAETLRGQHSVLFGQIRDLADKIAEVDSEVPEHRERLIRRFHQFQTAFQSHEESELKLILESLDDDIGVGD from the coding sequence ATGGTTAGTAACAGGACCGCGACAAGACAAGTCACCGTCAACGCTGCATTCTTGCGAGAGATCAAGGATGACAATATTCAACTCAAAGCGTTGTGGGACAAGATTTCGGGCATGATCAGTCACCAGGAGATGGCGGCCAATCATTGGCCGGAACTGATGACCTTGTTCAACGAACTGCGTGACCAACTGGCGATTCACTTTTCGTTGGAGGAAGCCTACGGCTACTTTGACGACGCGATCAACATCGCACCGCGGTTGAGTTTGACCGCTGAGACCCTGCGTGGCCAGCACTCCGTCTTGTTCGGTCAGATCCGTGACCTAGCGGACAAGATCGCAGAAGTCGATTCAGAGGTACCCGAGCACCGAGAACGATTGATCAGACGGTTTCATCAATTCCAGACGGCGTTTCAGAGTCACGAAGAATCCGAATTGAAATTGATCCTGGAATCGCTCGACGACGATATCGGCGTCGGTGATTGA
- the epmA gene encoding EF-P lysine aminoacylase EpmA codes for MTPQLQHLQDRAELLRFIRQFFDSRGFLEVQPPSLCRDCVVDPYIDPITVSSGQFGIGHPELAATYYLQTSPESAMKRMLAAGAPSIYSIGPVFRLGERGPRHNLEFTMLEWYEVGGDAASAIGLLGELASESLRTEATETVSYQQAFQRTIDLDPLGATLDEIRNAAETCDHSLVLSLADDRDGLLDLLMSEVVGPTLGWQRPLILTDYPITQAALAKPSADDPRCAARFELFSHGIELANGYDELLDPDVLLQRAEANNQMRCQSGRMSLQTNTTLVKAMRLGLPQCSGVALGVDRLLMIRVGASSIDQVLPFPIEVA; via the coding sequence ATGACTCCGCAACTCCAGCACCTGCAAGACCGAGCCGAACTGCTGCGATTCATTCGCCAATTCTTTGATTCTCGTGGATTCTTAGAGGTTCAGCCTCCAAGCCTGTGTCGTGATTGCGTGGTGGATCCCTACATCGACCCTATCACGGTCAGTTCTGGGCAGTTCGGGATCGGACATCCCGAGTTGGCGGCAACCTACTATTTGCAAACATCGCCTGAGTCGGCGATGAAGAGAATGTTGGCAGCTGGCGCACCATCCATCTACAGCATCGGTCCCGTGTTTCGTTTGGGTGAGCGGGGCCCGCGTCACAATCTCGAATTCACGATGTTGGAATGGTACGAGGTGGGGGGCGATGCCGCGTCGGCGATCGGGTTGCTCGGTGAGCTGGCGAGCGAGTCCCTGCGGACCGAAGCAACGGAAACCGTTTCCTATCAACAGGCATTCCAACGCACCATTGATCTGGATCCGCTCGGTGCGACATTGGATGAAATCCGCAATGCCGCGGAGACCTGCGACCATTCGTTGGTGTTGTCGCTTGCCGATGATCGGGACGGACTGCTGGACCTGTTGATGAGCGAAGTCGTCGGCCCAACGCTGGGCTGGCAGCGGCCGCTGATCTTGACCGACTATCCGATCACTCAAGCCGCGTTGGCCAAGCCATCGGCAGACGACCCGCGGTGCGCCGCTCGGTTCGAACTTTTTTCGCACGGGATCGAGCTTGCAAACGGGTACGATGAACTGCTCGATCCTGACGTGCTGCTTCAACGTGCCGAAGCCAACAACCAGATGCGTTGCCAGTCAGGGCGAATGTCGTTGCAGACGAATACCACCTTGGTCAAAGCGATGCGGTTGGGGCTGCCCCAATGCTCGGGAGTCGCCTTGGGAGTGGATCGATTGCTGATGATCAGAGTGGGCGCATCATCCATCGATCAGGTGTTGCCGTTTCCGATCGAAGTTGCCTGA
- a CDS encoding ThiF family adenylyltransferase: protein MSKSIHQDRYARQVQFAPIGTQGQQRISQSTIATLGCGALGTVAAEILVRAGVGCLRIIDRDVVEWTNLQRQALFDQRDASDAVSKSQAACEHLALINDQVKLEPRVADVTPDNISELLSGVDLVIDATDNFAIRFLLNDWSLKNGKPWVHGGCVGGAGQVRLFRGDGPPCFRCLVPDLPPAASVDTCDSVGVLGSATHAIASLQATEAIKWISGNEQQVSEDVLSIDFWNNRVRQVKLSAELSENCPACRHHRYEFLDGERLTTGDGVLCGRDAVQISRPTASPVDLAAVAKRWSNSGRVQSTRFFVRLFPSDAQSVTLFRDGRVVVQGTTDVSTARMLYDRFIGG from the coding sequence ATGTCAAAGTCAATTCATCAAGACCGCTACGCTCGCCAAGTCCAATTTGCCCCCATCGGCACCCAGGGGCAGCAACGGATCAGCCAATCTACCATCGCCACGCTGGGTTGCGGTGCGTTGGGCACTGTCGCAGCGGAAATCTTGGTCCGCGCCGGAGTGGGGTGCTTGCGAATCATTGATCGCGATGTCGTCGAGTGGACCAATTTGCAGCGTCAGGCGTTGTTCGATCAACGTGACGCTAGCGACGCGGTCAGCAAGTCGCAAGCGGCGTGTGAACACTTGGCATTGATCAACGATCAAGTGAAGCTCGAACCCCGTGTCGCAGATGTCACGCCCGACAACATCAGCGAACTGCTCAGCGGTGTCGATCTGGTCATTGATGCCACAGATAATTTTGCGATCCGTTTCTTGCTCAACGATTGGTCGCTCAAAAACGGCAAGCCATGGGTACACGGCGGCTGCGTCGGCGGTGCCGGTCAAGTGCGATTGTTTCGAGGTGACGGTCCGCCGTGTTTTCGATGCCTCGTCCCCGACTTGCCGCCCGCCGCATCGGTAGACACTTGTGATTCAGTAGGAGTCCTCGGATCGGCGACTCACGCCATCGCCAGCTTGCAAGCGACCGAGGCGATCAAGTGGATTTCGGGGAACGAGCAGCAGGTGAGCGAAGATGTGCTGTCCATCGATTTCTGGAACAATCGCGTACGTCAAGTGAAGCTCAGTGCAGAGCTTTCGGAAAACTGTCCCGCTTGCCGCCATCACCGATACGAATTCTTGGATGGAGAACGATTGACAACGGGTGACGGCGTGCTGTGCGGTCGCGACGCCGTCCAAATCAGCCGGCCGACTGCATCACCTGTCGATTTGGCCGCGGTGGCTAAGCGTTGGTCGAACTCAGGACGCGTGCAATCAACGCGATTCTTTGTAAGGCTCTTTCCCAGCGACGCACAGAGCGTGACCTTATTTCGTGACGGCCGCGTCGTCGTGCAAGGCACGACAGACGTTTCCACGGCCCGAATGCTGTACGACCGCTTCATCGGCGGATGA
- a CDS encoding GIY-YIG nuclease family protein translates to MGFQKNFRELIETENLRLQQQFELILEEAKVDRERAARELENAKEYASAASEISKRLFTEVRKSIKSKLTPNNYAIQKHRFQKMVEFCEKKGYPIEQDVILQFEAELKSDYEEAVRSQLAKEEQARIKEKLREELRAERELEQELKRAEADRIAIEKAIAEALARTHDEHSAEVEVLRQKLSEAEARSQRAQSMAQLTKAGHVYVISNIGSFGEGVFKIGLTRRLQPMDRIIELGDASVPFPFDVHMMISSSDAPALEAALHRRFKRQRVNRVNLRKEFFRVSIESIAEVVKEFQGDVDYVASPEALEYNETLQMSDEDFEFVSSQVDIESLPEE, encoded by the coding sequence ATGGGATTTCAGAAGAACTTTCGAGAGCTGATTGAGACCGAAAATCTTCGGTTGCAACAGCAATTCGAATTGATTCTTGAAGAAGCCAAAGTTGACCGGGAACGAGCAGCGAGAGAGTTGGAGAACGCGAAAGAATATGCGTCTGCAGCGTCTGAAATCAGCAAGCGTCTATTCACTGAAGTGCGAAAGAGCATCAAGTCAAAACTGACCCCGAACAACTACGCGATACAGAAGCATCGGTTTCAAAAGATGGTTGAATTCTGTGAAAAGAAGGGGTATCCGATTGAACAGGATGTGATTTTGCAATTTGAAGCTGAATTGAAATCCGACTACGAGGAAGCCGTTCGGAGCCAACTTGCCAAAGAAGAACAGGCCAGAATCAAAGAGAAGTTAAGAGAAGAGTTGCGGGCCGAGAGGGAGCTTGAGCAAGAACTGAAACGAGCTGAGGCCGATCGCATTGCAATCGAGAAGGCAATAGCTGAGGCACTGGCACGCACCCATGATGAGCATTCGGCCGAAGTGGAAGTGCTACGACAGAAACTTTCAGAAGCGGAAGCAAGATCTCAACGTGCACAATCAATGGCGCAGCTCACCAAGGCAGGGCATGTCTACGTGATTTCCAACATCGGCAGCTTCGGCGAGGGCGTGTTCAAAATTGGATTGACTCGGCGATTACAGCCGATGGATCGCATCATCGAGCTCGGGGATGCCTCCGTGCCGTTTCCTTTTGACGTTCACATGATGATTTCAAGCAGCGACGCACCTGCTCTGGAGGCCGCTCTGCATCGCAGATTCAAAAGACAAAGAGTTAACCGAGTCAACTTGCGAAAAGAGTTTTTTCGAGTGTCAATCGAGAGTATCGCGGAGGTCGTCAAGGAGTTCCAGGGAGATGTTGACTACGTGGCATCCCCGGAAGCATTGGAGTACAACGAAACGCTCCAAATGTCAGACGAAGATTTCGAGTTTGTATCCTCACAAGTTGACATCGAAAGTCTGCCCGAAGAATGA